In Bacillus cytotoxicus NVH 391-98, the following are encoded in one genomic region:
- the ybaK gene encoding Cys-tRNA(Pro) deacylase gives MSNKTNACRLLDQHKIPYDVHEYEWDEENLNAKHVAEQIDLQLEQVFKTLVLRGDKTGVLMACVPAHKELNLKALASASHNKKVEMVHMKEILGLTGYIRGGVSPLGVKKNYPLYVDESALNWDVISISAGKRGLQIFLSGRDFIQVRNAMIASIVI, from the coding sequence ATGAGTAACAAAACAAATGCTTGTCGACTTCTTGACCAACATAAAATCCCGTACGATGTCCACGAGTACGAATGGGATGAAGAAAACTTAAACGCTAAGCATGTCGCAGAACAAATTGATTTACAACTAGAACAAGTTTTTAAAACATTAGTTCTTAGAGGAGACAAAACTGGGGTTCTTATGGCATGTGTTCCTGCCCATAAAGAACTGAATTTAAAAGCACTTGCGTCGGCAAGTCATAATAAAAAAGTGGAAATGGTCCACATGAAAGAAATATTAGGACTGACAGGCTATATTCGCGGAGGAGTTTCACCTTTAGGTGTGAAAAAGAATTATCCATTATATGTGGATGAATCCGCATTGAATTGGGATGTCATTAGTATTAGCGCCGGCAAAAGAGGATTACAAATTTTTCTATCTGGCAGAGATTTCATTCAAGTAAGAAATGCTATGATTGCTTCCATTGTAATATAA
- a CDS encoding energy-coupling factor transporter transmembrane component T encodes MKIIFSSLHPFVNFIYYIGVMILCMVCLHPLFLMSAIILLLILNIMQGNGEKIRKMLPSTLLFFLLIIALNALFTHRGATTLFRLGDNRITFEACMYGIVMGLSLSAIMFTFTSYNDTISSHKFLYLFSRISPKVALLTMITVRFVPLFIRRLRQITLVQKTKGVQLDSGSLTERLKNGMKLLQVLLVCSLEEALQTADSMQARGFGITKRSTYIRYRMAKQDWFVVIYFIIVLLVCCLFSFYGAGKLLIYPRVETILFQQYDGIQFVLFILFISLPIMMEGREWIWWRMQK; translated from the coding sequence ATGAAAATTATTTTTTCTTCTTTACATCCTTTTGTAAATTTTATCTATTATATTGGGGTGATGATACTCTGTATGGTGTGTCTTCATCCTCTTTTTTTAATGAGCGCCATTATTTTGCTACTCATTTTGAACATCATGCAAGGCAATGGTGAAAAAATAAGAAAAATGCTGCCAAGTACGCTTCTTTTTTTTCTGCTCATTATTGCGCTGAATGCTTTATTCACGCATAGAGGAGCGACGACATTATTTCGTTTAGGGGATAATCGCATTACATTTGAAGCGTGTATGTATGGCATTGTCATGGGATTATCTTTAAGTGCCATTATGTTTACATTTACTTCTTACAATGATACGATTTCAAGTCATAAATTTTTATATTTATTTTCGAGAATTTCTCCGAAAGTTGCACTTTTAACGATGATTACAGTCCGCTTTGTTCCGTTGTTTATAAGAAGGCTGCGACAAATCACTCTCGTTCAAAAAACAAAAGGTGTACAACTGGATTCAGGTTCACTTACAGAGCGACTGAAAAACGGAATGAAGCTTTTGCAAGTATTGCTTGTTTGCTCGCTAGAAGAGGCGCTGCAAACAGCAGATTCTATGCAGGCGCGAGGGTTTGGGATTACAAAGCGAAGTACATATATTCGATATCGAATGGCTAAGCAAGATTGGTTTGTAGTCATCTATTTTATAATTGTATTACTTGTTTGCTGTTTATTTAGCTTTTATGGGGCTGGTAAACTGCTTATTTATCCGAGAGTAGAAACGATTCTGTTTCAGCAATATGATGGTATACAATTTGTTTTATTTATTTTGTTTATTAGTTTACCTATTATGATGGAGGGGAGGGAATGGATATGGTGGCGCATGCAGAAATGA
- a CDS encoding tyrosine-protein phosphatase, protein MKQQRTGLHASVERNEENMLHIQWEEGPEEVRIYWDTVSEGIEENGELLLRVSGQSSCTIESPSDNARPYFRLVGSNGQAVTVAERRLPLQGAFNFRDLGGYETTDGRRVKWGKIFRSEELAGLTETDIDYLQQSGLRLICDYRTDFEVKHKPNPRIQGVRQVCLPVMQDLAKDLNINEFFQVGDVSKLGKPGEYLVKMNKDFVTGNEAFVKFLQLAQNPENLPLVNHCTAGKDRTGFGSALLLLLLGVPEKTVMEDYLLSNGFREQLNQKMMELLGANLQSEESKAILGAMFEARAEYLQAAIDEMYNKYGNIENYAKNGLGFTNEQLDRMKELLLEK, encoded by the coding sequence ATGAAACAGCAAAGAACTGGGTTACATGCTAGTGTTGAGCGAAATGAAGAGAATATGTTACATATACAATGGGAAGAGGGGCCGGAGGAAGTTCGTATATATTGGGATACTGTTTCAGAAGGAATTGAAGAAAATGGTGAATTGTTATTGAGAGTATCGGGACAATCATCATGTACAATTGAAAGTCCAAGCGACAATGCGCGTCCCTACTTTCGATTAGTAGGGAGTAATGGGCAGGCTGTTACAGTGGCCGAACGCAGGTTACCACTTCAAGGAGCATTTAATTTCCGAGATTTAGGGGGATATGAAACGACAGATGGACGCAGAGTAAAGTGGGGGAAAATATTTCGTTCGGAAGAATTAGCTGGTTTAACAGAGACTGATATAGATTATTTACAACAATCTGGTTTGAGATTAATTTGTGATTACCGGACAGATTTTGAAGTGAAACATAAGCCGAATCCTCGCATTCAAGGTGTTAGACAAGTATGCTTACCAGTTATGCAAGACTTAGCAAAAGATTTAAATATAAATGAATTTTTCCAAGTGGGCGATGTATCGAAGTTAGGAAAGCCAGGTGAATATTTGGTGAAAATGAATAAAGACTTTGTAACTGGAAATGAAGCGTTTGTGAAGTTTTTGCAACTTGCGCAAAATCCGGAAAACTTACCGCTCGTTAATCATTGTACAGCTGGTAAAGATCGCACTGGCTTTGGTTCAGCTTTACTATTACTTCTGCTTGGTGTTCCAGAAAAAACGGTAATGGAAGATTATTTATTAAGTAATGGATTTCGCGAACAATTAAATCAAAAAATGATGGAACTGTTAGGCGCAAATTTACAGAGTGAAGAGAGTAAAGCGATATTAGGTGCAATGTTTGAGGCTCGTGCTGAATACTTACAAGCAGCGATTGATGAAATGTATAATAAATATGGAAATATAGAAAACTATGCTAAGAACGGCTTAGGTTTCACAAATGAACAATTGGATAGAATGAAAGAATTGTTATTAGAGAAGTAA
- a CDS encoding DUF4430 domain-containing protein has translation MAIFKKWLLTSIMSVALVFVSFANTVHITFAEGKTATLAIIGESQRGIILCPKEVSIEDGETAYSLLQKVMGDKVVAENSQYGMFVKGIDGLMGGATSGWTYDVNDKAAMVGADSYKLTSGDVVAYRFVVDWNNMNQETLQQTVDKIGTCKTGQNQQDEQKQDSRENKGVEGTSQENTGTEVNDEANKPKEPELEQNTKAEEHQYVDNNEVRKKVEEAISKTAERMLQDGIGTDWMAVGLSRLGQAVPMEDKINYVQSVTKKVEKRLHRFSATDIARTVIGLTAMNADPTNVAGQNLIPLLYQSDTLNSVTGYTFALIALDTKKYEVPVGAKWSRVALVQEILHAQHTDGGWTYNVESSKEDASSIDVTGMVLAALAPYQNQQEVKEAVAKAEQYLSSKQLENGGFEADGQENANSVAQAVLGLSAIGSNPTESKFTKKNGNAVQNLLSYQLENGEFKWLPSDAEGNTMATEQALLALIQYKAFLDQNGSIYDWSNDRMEAEIPNQPIVESEVEAPVVEQEMREQMQQPKDEPLHVAVQEEVDHHNEKTTQTRQLPKTGAATGEAAIPVGMGVICIASAYALWRRKAA, from the coding sequence ATGGCAATATTTAAAAAATGGCTGCTGACATCGATAATGTCAGTCGCGCTCGTATTTGTGTCATTTGCAAATACAGTACATATTACGTTTGCGGAAGGAAAAACAGCAACGCTTGCGATTATTGGGGAATCGCAAAGAGGCATTATTCTTTGTCCGAAAGAAGTGTCAATTGAAGATGGGGAAACAGCTTACAGCTTATTACAAAAAGTCATGGGGGATAAAGTAGTAGCTGAAAATTCACAATACGGTATGTTTGTGAAAGGTATCGATGGTTTAATGGGCGGTGCTACAAGTGGCTGGACATATGATGTGAACGATAAGGCAGCAATGGTAGGAGCAGATAGTTATAAATTAACTTCTGGAGACGTTGTCGCATACCGTTTTGTTGTAGATTGGAACAATATGAATCAAGAAACGTTGCAACAAACTGTAGACAAAATAGGAACTTGTAAAACGGGTCAAAATCAGCAAGATGAACAAAAACAAGATAGTCGAGAAAATAAAGGCGTAGAAGGAACAAGTCAAGAAAATACAGGGACAGAAGTAAACGATGAAGCCAACAAACCAAAAGAACCAGAGCTAGAACAAAATACAAAAGCAGAAGAGCATCAATATGTAGACAACAATGAAGTAAGGAAAAAAGTAGAAGAGGCCATTTCTAAAACAGCAGAAAGAATGTTACAAGATGGGATTGGTACGGACTGGATGGCCGTTGGACTGTCGCGTTTAGGACAGGCAGTGCCAATGGAAGACAAAATCAATTATGTACAGTCGGTTACGAAAAAAGTTGAGAAACGTTTACATCGTTTTTCGGCAACAGATATTGCGAGAACTGTAATCGGATTGACAGCGATGAATGCAGATCCAACGAACGTAGCGGGGCAAAATTTGATACCGCTTCTTTATCAATCGGATACATTAAATTCTGTTACCGGCTATACATTTGCGTTAATTGCGCTTGATACAAAAAAATATGAAGTGCCAGTAGGAGCGAAATGGAGCCGTGTTGCTTTAGTGCAAGAAATCTTACATGCACAGCATACAGATGGTGGTTGGACATATAATGTGGAAAGTAGTAAGGAAGATGCTAGTAGTATAGATGTAACAGGGATGGTGTTAGCTGCGTTAGCACCTTATCAAAATCAACAAGAAGTAAAAGAAGCTGTTGCGAAGGCAGAACAATATTTATCAAGTAAGCAATTAGAAAACGGTGGATTTGAGGCAGATGGCCAAGAGAATGCTAACAGTGTTGCACAAGCTGTATTAGGTTTATCGGCGATAGGAAGTAATCCAACTGAATCTAAGTTTACGAAAAAGAATGGAAATGCAGTGCAAAATCTTCTTTCTTATCAACTAGAGAATGGTGAATTTAAGTGGTTGCCAAGCGATGCAGAAGGCAACACCATGGCTACTGAACAAGCACTTTTAGCGTTGATTCAGTATAAAGCATTTTTAGATCAGAACGGTTCTATTTATGATTGGTCAAATGATCGAATGGAAGCTGAAATTCCAAATCAACCAATTGTAGAGTCTGAGGTAGAAGCACCGGTAGTTGAACAAGAGATGAGAGAACAAATGCAACAACCGAAAGATGAACCATTACATGTTGCTGTACAAGAAGAAGTAGACCATCATAATGAGAAAACGACACAAACTCGTCAATTACCAAAAACAGGAGCAGCAACTGGTGAAGCCGCTATACCGGTCGGAATGGGTGTAATATGTATTGCTTCTGCATACGCTTTATGGAGACGAAAAGCAGCTTAA
- a CDS encoding ABC transporter ATP-binding protein, with protein sequence MIEISNVSKSYNENSYAVKDLNLTVSDGEIFGFLGPNGAGKSTTIKMITGIHTIDKGTIAINGKDVAQEPLEAKKTFGYVPDSPDMFLRLKGIEYLNFMADMYEVPHNVRQEKIQSLAERFDLYNALSDQIQSYSHGMRQKIIIIGVLLHDPDVWILDEPMTGLDPKSAFTLKQMMREHADKGKTVFFSTHVLEVAEKLCDRVAIINKGSLQFQGNLTEMRDHFKSNESLEKMFLEMTGNE encoded by the coding sequence ATGATTGAAATTTCGAATGTTTCGAAAAGTTATAATGAGAATTCATATGCAGTAAAAGACTTAAACTTAACAGTTTCAGATGGAGAAATTTTTGGTTTTTTAGGTCCAAATGGTGCAGGGAAATCAACAACGATTAAGATGATTACAGGTATTCATACAATTGATAAAGGGACAATTGCAATTAATGGAAAAGATGTGGCACAAGAACCGTTGGAGGCGAAAAAAACTTTCGGTTATGTTCCAGATAGTCCCGATATGTTTTTACGCTTGAAAGGGATTGAATATTTAAATTTCATGGCGGATATGTATGAGGTGCCACATAACGTTCGGCAAGAAAAGATTCAATCGTTAGCAGAAAGATTTGATTTATACAATGCTTTATCTGATCAAATTCAAAGTTATTCGCATGGAATGAGACAAAAAATCATTATTATTGGTGTTCTTCTTCATGATCCAGATGTATGGATTTTGGATGAACCGATGACAGGATTAGATCCTAAATCAGCGTTTACTTTAAAACAAATGATGAGAGAACATGCCGATAAAGGAAAAACAGTATTCTTCTCTACGCATGTATTGGAAGTAGCAGAGAAGTTATGCGACCGCGTTGCGATTATTAATAAGGGGAGCTTACAGTTTCAAGGGAATTTAACAGAAATGAGAGATCATTTTAAATCGAATGAGTCCCTTGAAAAAATGTTCTTGGAGATGACAGGAAATGAATAA
- a CDS encoding DUF4430 domain-containing protein, which yields MNMMKWFFTLVLSFSLLVGCGQNETKPKQQVASKQTEQKEVEKQAEKQDEPKQEEQKQPEQPQSNEEQLEEKKQAEEQSSEKQKEQKEQPEVKQEEQKEQTVASEEQPLEQQKGNEEKAESKQQEQPEANKEPEIVHEPKETPKQEQSAPQPVVPKHDPKTDPQQQKQQVTISVKGHEGYLLGATKVDVQEGDTVYKVLQRTGLDVDASGFGNSIYVKGINDLYEKDVASTSGWKYRVNGTFPNRSAGAVTVKPGDKIEWVYVLN from the coding sequence ATGAACATGATGAAATGGTTTTTCACGCTTGTTTTATCATTTAGTTTGCTTGTAGGATGTGGGCAAAACGAAACAAAGCCTAAGCAGCAAGTTGCCTCTAAACAGACGGAACAAAAAGAGGTTGAAAAGCAAGCAGAAAAACAGGATGAACCGAAACAAGAAGAGCAAAAACAACCGGAACAACCGCAATCAAATGAAGAGCAATTAGAAGAGAAAAAACAAGCAGAAGAACAATCAAGTGAGAAACAAAAAGAGCAAAAAGAACAGCCTGAAGTAAAACAAGAAGAGCAAAAAGAACAAACAGTAGCTTCTGAAGAACAACCACTTGAACAACAAAAAGGAAATGAAGAAAAGGCCGAATCAAAACAGCAAGAACAGCCTGAAGCGAACAAAGAGCCGGAAATTGTTCATGAGCCAAAAGAAACGCCAAAGCAGGAACAGTCAGCTCCGCAACCAGTCGTTCCGAAGCATGACCCTAAGACAGATCCACAACAGCAGAAACAACAAGTTACAATTTCTGTGAAAGGGCATGAAGGGTATTTACTAGGTGCAACTAAAGTGGATGTGCAAGAAGGAGACACCGTTTATAAAGTATTGCAGCGTACAGGATTAGATGTAGATGCAAGTGGATTTGGAAATAGTATTTATGTAAAAGGTATTAATGATTTATACGAAAAAGATGTAGCGAGTACGAGCGGATGGAAATATCGTGTAAATGGAACTTTTCCAAACCGAAGTGCTGGTGCAGTGACAGTGAAGCCAGGAGATAAAATTGAATGGGTATATGTGTTAAATTAG
- a CDS encoding putative ABC transporter permease subunit has protein sequence MNKIWTLTKVLLKLNYADIITDKKKRWAYVFSFVALLFAGFIFIGPLTYGMYVQMKAFGQETLLLGMGLAVASIWVFVISITNILTVFYYNNDVETLLPLPLQPAQIITAKFITVLIAQYVMASFILFPIFIVYGIQSGAFITYYVYVLIIYIFFPIIPLVLASLLMTLLMRYTNVAKNKDRGNIFIGLVTLLLIVGINIFMQWRNKNVASEDMVANYFAEHQSSLLVQITNYFPTTYFGAMGLIENASWQGIVYVFLFAVISFSFFVLFFYVAQRTYLKGVIGLSTSTAKKERISAENFKKSTVQSSHIKAYIKKEFKILFRTPQFFINCIVNTFVLPIMFFFIIFVQDGNLTWISKFVKNPEWSSLALGTGFCAGLFLMGSNVIATTSFSRDGSSWYVNRYLPVKASDVFLAKVFTAWFVNITILAVFGVVLTIFGGISPLFTLLWILLSANGLWFTNIIGVRWDAQTADIHWDSEQKLFKNRYTTLWNFLANILMDLVIVGGVCALFFYFEVGMWGMFIILFIAFTIMNGIITRSIQLGAERILANIK, from the coding sequence ATGAATAAAATTTGGACATTAACAAAGGTACTGTTGAAATTAAATTATGCTGACATTATAACAGATAAAAAGAAACGATGGGCGTATGTCTTTTCCTTTGTAGCGCTATTATTTGCGGGATTCATATTTATTGGACCACTTACATATGGGATGTATGTACAAATGAAAGCGTTTGGGCAAGAAACGTTGCTGCTTGGTATGGGATTGGCTGTTGCGAGCATATGGGTATTTGTGATTAGTATTACGAATATTTTAACTGTATTTTATTATAATAATGACGTTGAAACGTTATTACCATTACCTTTACAGCCAGCTCAAATTATTACTGCAAAATTTATTACTGTATTAATTGCACAATATGTAATGGCATCATTTATTTTATTTCCTATTTTCATTGTTTATGGAATACAGAGTGGTGCATTTATTACGTATTATGTATACGTTCTAATCATTTATATCTTTTTCCCAATCATTCCACTTGTACTTGCTTCACTTTTAATGACATTGCTTATGCGATATACAAACGTTGCGAAAAATAAAGATAGAGGTAATATATTCATTGGATTAGTAACTTTATTATTGATTGTAGGCATTAATATATTTATGCAATGGAGAAACAAAAATGTAGCGTCAGAAGATATGGTAGCCAACTATTTTGCTGAGCATCAATCCTCCTTATTGGTTCAAATCACGAATTATTTTCCAACAACATATTTCGGAGCGATGGGATTAATAGAAAATGCATCTTGGCAAGGAATTGTTTATGTATTCCTTTTTGCAGTGATTTCATTTTCCTTTTTCGTGTTGTTTTTCTATGTTGCACAACGTACATATTTAAAAGGAGTTATCGGGCTTTCAACCAGTACGGCAAAAAAAGAACGTATTTCGGCAGAAAATTTTAAAAAATCGACTGTACAAAGTTCACACATAAAAGCATATATAAAAAAAGAGTTCAAAATTTTATTTAGAACTCCACAATTTTTTATCAATTGTATCGTGAACACCTTTGTTCTGCCAATTATGTTTTTCTTTATTATTTTCGTACAAGATGGAAACTTAACGTGGATTTCGAAGTTTGTAAAAAATCCAGAGTGGTCTAGTTTAGCGCTAGGCACTGGTTTTTGTGCTGGGTTATTTTTAATGGGGAGTAATGTTATTGCTACAACTTCTTTTTCTAGAGACGGAAGTTCATGGTATGTGAATCGTTATTTACCAGTAAAAGCATCAGATGTCTTTTTGGCAAAAGTATTTACAGCATGGTTTGTGAATATAACAATATTAGCTGTATTTGGAGTTGTTTTGACGATTTTTGGCGGTATTTCACCACTCTTTACATTATTATGGATATTGCTTAGTGCCAATGGTTTGTGGTTCACAAATATAATTGGTGTACGTTGGGATGCACAAACTGCGGATATACATTGGGACTCAGAGCAAAAATTATTTAAGAATAGATATACAACATTATGGAACTTCCTTGCCAATATTTTAATGGATCTAGTTATTGTAGGTGGAGTTTGCGCATTATTTTTCTATTTTGAAGTTGGTATGTGGGGGATGTTTATCATTCTATTCATTGCATTTACCATTATGAATGGAATTATTACTCGAAGTATACAATTAGGTGCGGAACGTATTTTAGCAAATATTAAGTAA
- a CDS encoding ABC transporter ATP-binding protein, which translates to MDMVAHAEMKNVSFIYADEDVEALADVSLSVTHGEFIVLAGESGCGKTTLLKHFKKELLPIGKRRGDIFYEGVHLQEIPDILSAQEVGMVFQNPENQLVMDTVIQEMAFSLENIGLPSHMIQKRIAELISFLGFQDLLHQSVHTLSGGQKQLVNLAAVLVLQPKLLLLDEPTAQLDPIAAKDFLSLLKRINEELGITIVMSEHRLDEVIPLASRLICMENGRIKYDGKPAAVVANMWQHEKMHPFIPQIPRLFLEWNVGSIPFTVREAQSHLRSGMVIEKQSKKQAKQEDIILEADHISFQYEKHSPFVLQDLTLCIERGKWIALVGKNGTGKSTLLTVLAGLQKVRRGKVRWNGEAIHKLHSKERFQQIGYVSQHPYYHFSCDTVREEIFERARELYGAEANVVTENMLDRFWLRSICERYPHDCSGGEQQLLALCIALLSKPSLLLLDEPTKGLDPAKKEKLGWLFQALQREGTTIVMATHDIEFAAKYVEQCMMLFDGKVMINDASKEFFSGNFFYTTAINRFIRKRLPYALTWEDVYEACPNDTLLL; encoded by the coding sequence ATGGATATGGTGGCGCATGCAGAAATGAAGAATGTATCGTTTATATATGCTGATGAAGACGTAGAAGCTTTAGCAGACGTTTCTTTATCTGTTACACATGGTGAATTTATTGTATTAGCAGGCGAATCAGGATGCGGAAAGACAACGCTTTTAAAACATTTCAAAAAAGAATTACTCCCGATTGGAAAACGAAGAGGCGATATTTTTTATGAGGGAGTTCATTTGCAGGAAATACCAGATATATTATCGGCACAAGAGGTTGGCATGGTATTCCAAAATCCTGAAAATCAACTTGTTATGGATACAGTTATACAAGAAATGGCTTTTTCTTTAGAAAATATTGGACTTCCATCTCATATGATTCAAAAAAGAATTGCAGAGCTCATTAGCTTTTTAGGCTTTCAAGACTTGCTACATCAATCTGTTCATACTTTATCTGGAGGGCAAAAGCAACTTGTAAATTTAGCAGCTGTTCTAGTTTTGCAACCTAAATTATTATTGTTGGATGAGCCGACAGCACAGTTAGATCCCATTGCCGCAAAAGATTTCTTAAGTCTTTTAAAGCGGATTAACGAAGAACTTGGGATTACGATTGTGATGAGTGAACATCGTTTAGATGAAGTCATTCCTCTTGCATCAAGACTTATATGTATGGAAAATGGGCGTATTAAGTATGACGGGAAACCAGCAGCTGTTGTAGCGAATATGTGGCAACATGAAAAGATGCATCCCTTTATTCCGCAAATTCCAAGATTATTTTTAGAATGGAATGTAGGGAGTATTCCTTTTACAGTGCGTGAGGCTCAGTCGCATCTTCGCTCTGGAATGGTGATAGAAAAGCAGAGTAAAAAGCAAGCGAAACAAGAAGATATTATATTAGAAGCAGATCATATATCGTTTCAATATGAAAAACATAGTCCGTTTGTTTTACAAGATTTAACGCTATGTATTGAAAGAGGAAAATGGATCGCACTTGTCGGAAAAAATGGTACGGGAAAATCGACATTGTTAACTGTTTTAGCAGGCTTACAAAAAGTAAGAAGAGGAAAAGTACGCTGGAATGGAGAAGCGATTCATAAACTTCATTCGAAGGAAAGGTTTCAACAAATTGGATATGTATCGCAACATCCATACTATCATTTTTCCTGTGATACAGTGAGGGAAGAAATATTTGAGCGAGCCCGTGAATTGTATGGAGCAGAAGCAAATGTAGTGACAGAAAATATGCTAGATCGGTTTTGGCTTCGTTCTATTTGTGAACGTTATCCACATGATTGTAGCGGTGGAGAACAACAACTCCTTGCATTATGTATCGCGCTATTATCAAAGCCTAGTTTATTATTATTAGATGAGCCGACAAAAGGGTTAGATCCAGCAAAAAAAGAAAAATTAGGCTGGTTGTTTCAAGCTTTACAAAGAGAAGGAACAACGATCGTCATGGCAACACACGATATTGAATTTGCTGCAAAATATGTGGAGCAGTGTATGATGTTATTTGATGGAAAGGTAATGATAAATGATGCATCAAAAGAATTTTTTAGCGGTAACTTCTTTTATACAACAGCGATTAACCGTTTTATTCGGAAAAGGTTGCCTTATGCATTAACGTGGGAGGATGTGTACGAAGCGTGTCCAAACGATACTTTACTTTTATAG
- a CDS encoding ECF transporter S component, whose translation MSKRYFTFIVCFFLVIVSTLLFTSLIMSKHYILSSFLLLFLAMLPFYIRFEKRAFVSREIVMVAVLAAIAAVSRVPFSIIPSVQPTSFVIIVSAVVFGSEAGFMIGATAAIVSNIFLGQGPWTPWQMFSWGMIGFIAGCFRNTWMMKKLLGRVIFGFLAGFFFGWIMNAWGLLGFIQDVTWKSLLSYYATSFYFDISHAISNVIFLMLFSSAWIKILMRFKKKYGILNTNS comes from the coding sequence GTGTCCAAACGATACTTTACTTTTATAGTCTGTTTTTTTCTAGTCATTGTCAGTACACTTCTTTTTACATCGCTTATCATGAGCAAACATTATATATTGTCTAGCTTTTTATTGCTCTTTTTGGCGATGTTGCCATTTTATATACGTTTTGAAAAGCGCGCGTTTGTTTCACGTGAAATTGTGATGGTAGCTGTTTTAGCGGCTATAGCGGCTGTTAGTCGTGTCCCATTTTCTATTATACCGAGTGTGCAACCAACTTCATTTGTTATCATTGTATCGGCGGTTGTGTTTGGGAGCGAAGCAGGATTTATGATTGGTGCAACAGCAGCGATTGTATCTAATATTTTTTTAGGCCAAGGTCCTTGGACACCATGGCAAATGTTTTCGTGGGGAATGATCGGGTTTATAGCTGGCTGTTTTCGTAACACATGGATGATGAAAAAGTTGCTTGGAAGAGTGATTTTCGGCTTTTTAGCAGGCTTTTTCTTTGGCTGGATTATGAATGCCTGGGGACTTCTTGGTTTTATACAAGATGTGACGTGGAAATCGCTTCTTTCATATTATGCGACAAGTTTTTATTTTGATATAAGTCATGCCATTTCAAATGTGATCTTTCTTATGTTATTTAGCTCTGCATGGATTAAGATTTTAATGAGATTTAAAAAGAAATATGGC
- a CDS encoding DUF3796 domain-containing protein → MKTTWIKYLGFLGFFGFLGFFYYKGLFSMFCFFSFFTTYRKVKHDELFEQIVNKACRNAFIVSLLATAIILFIEILLPNSPLQELDIAIVFGLLILTFSFSIYAYDIPMDEMEDTPWRS, encoded by the coding sequence ATGAAAACGACATGGATCAAATATCTTGGATTCCTTGGCTTCTTCGGCTTCCTAGGGTTCTTTTATTATAAAGGATTGTTTAGTATGTTTTGTTTCTTTTCCTTTTTTACAACTTATAGGAAGGTCAAACACGATGAACTCTTTGAACAAATTGTTAATAAAGCGTGTCGAAATGCGTTTATCGTTTCATTATTGGCAACGGCTATCATTCTATTTATAGAAATTCTACTCCCAAATTCACCTTTACAAGAACTCGATATCGCTATCGTTTTCGGCTTACTGATTCTCACATTCAGCTTCTCTATTTATGCTTACGATATACCAATGGATGAAATGGAAGATACACCATGGCGTTCATAA
- a CDS encoding helix-turn-helix transcriptional regulator, with product MAFITKIKEARARLHMTQEDLAKRVGVRRETISHLEKGKYNPSLQLAHDIAKTLQTTIDEIFIFDE from the coding sequence ATGGCGTTCATAACGAAAATAAAAGAAGCTCGAGCGAGGTTACATATGACACAAGAAGATCTAGCAAAGCGAGTTGGTGTGCGCCGAGAAACGATAAGCCATTTAGAGAAAGGCAAATATAATCCTTCTTTACAACTCGCACATGATATCGCCAAAACATTACAGACTACAATTGATGAAATATTTATATTTGACGAATAA